One window of Papaver somniferum cultivar HN1 chromosome 9, ASM357369v1, whole genome shotgun sequence genomic DNA carries:
- the LOC113311926 gene encoding uncharacterized protein LOC113311926, with the protein MIQAEVDNNAIIPIHPARYGPPVSHLFFANDCILFSSAKRSSIENLQEVIYKFCEASGQMINLNKSSIRFNKRLNEGIKIDICNMMRMKTMLLDEKYVGINLFMSKGRNKCFKNIHEKMKTRIQHWQAGMVNQAGRSTQIQAVTNSMA; encoded by the coding sequence ATGATCCAAGCTGAAGTGGATAACAATGCTATAATTCCAATTCACCCTGCAAGATATGGTCCTCCAGTTTCACATCTATTCTTTGCAAATGACTGCATATTGTTCTCCTCAGCTAAAAGATCTTCTATAGAGAATCTGCAAGAGGTAATATATAAATTTTGTGAAGCTTCAGGACAAATGATAAATCTCAACAAATCCAGTATACGCTTCAACAAAAGATTAAATGAGGGCATCAAGATTGATATCTGCAACATGATGAGAATGAAAACTATGCTTTTGGATGAAAAGTATGTGGGAATTAACTTATTCATGAGCAAAGGGAGAAACAAGTGCTTCAAAAACATCCATGAAAAGATGAAGACAAGAATCCAACATTGGCAGGCTGGTATGGTGAATCAAGCTGGCAGAAGTACTCAAATTCAGGCTGTCACTAATTCCATGGCCTAA